A genome region from Mesorhizobium sp. B2-1-8 includes the following:
- a CDS encoding GcvT family protein — translation MTARTIPTKARAVIIGGGVSGCSVAYHLAKLGWTDIVLLERKQLTSGTTWHAAGLIGQLRGSQNMTRLAKYSADLYVKLEAETEVGTGMRQVGSITVALTEERKHEIYRQASLARAFDVDVREISPNEVKEMYPHVNVSDVIGAVHLPLDGQCDPANIAMALAKGARQRGATIAENVKVTKVHTKNGRVSGVSWAQGEEQGTIEADIVVNCAGMWARDLGAQNGVNIPLHACEHFYLVTEPIPGLGRLPVLRVPDECAYYKEDAGKMMLGAFEPVAKPWGMDGIREDFCFDQLPEDMDHFEPILEMGVNRMPMLATAGIHTFFNGPESFTPDDRYYLGEAPELRGYWMATGYNSIGIVSSGGAGMALAQWINDGEAPFDLWEVDIRRTQPFQKNRRYLKERVSETLGLLYADHFPYRQMATSRGVRRSPLHEHLKARGAVFGEVAGWERANWFAREGQEREYRYSWKRQNWFYNQREEHLAVRNKVGLFDMTSFGKIRVEGRDACAFLQRLCANDMDVAPGKIVYTQMLNQRGGIESDLTVSRLSATAFLAVVPGATLQRDLAWLRRHVGEQFVVVTDITAAEAVLCLMGPDARKLIQKVSPNDFSNENNPFGTFQEIEIGMGLARAHRVTYVGELGWELYVSTDQAAHVFEAIDEAGADVGLRLCGLHTLDSCRIEKAFRHFGHDITDEDNVLEAGLGFAVKTAKGDFIGRDAVLRKKEAGLNRRLVQFRLKDPQPLLFHNEAILRDGKIVGPVTSGNYGHHLGGAIGLGYVPCKGESEADVLGSTYEIEIAGERFAAEASLKPMYDPKAERTKM, via the coding sequence ATGACCGCCAGGACCATTCCCACCAAAGCGCGGGCCGTCATCATTGGCGGCGGCGTCTCCGGCTGCTCGGTCGCCTACCACCTGGCCAAGCTCGGCTGGACCGACATCGTGCTTTTGGAGCGCAAACAGCTGACCTCGGGCACGACGTGGCACGCCGCCGGGCTGATCGGACAGTTGCGCGGTTCGCAGAACATGACAAGGCTGGCGAAATACTCGGCCGATCTCTACGTCAAGCTGGAAGCCGAGACCGAGGTCGGCACCGGCATGCGCCAGGTCGGCTCGATCACCGTGGCGCTGACCGAGGAGCGCAAGCACGAGATCTACCGGCAGGCGTCGCTGGCCCGCGCCTTCGACGTCGACGTGCGTGAGATTTCTCCCAACGAAGTCAAGGAGATGTACCCGCACGTCAACGTCTCCGACGTGATCGGCGCCGTGCATCTGCCGCTCGACGGCCAGTGCGACCCGGCCAACATCGCCATGGCGCTGGCCAAGGGTGCGCGTCAGCGCGGCGCCACCATCGCCGAGAATGTGAAGGTCACCAAGGTCCATACGAAAAATGGCCGCGTCTCCGGCGTGTCCTGGGCGCAAGGCGAAGAGCAAGGCACGATCGAGGCCGACATCGTGGTCAACTGCGCCGGCATGTGGGCGCGCGACCTCGGCGCACAAAATGGCGTTAACATCCCGCTGCACGCCTGCGAGCACTTCTATCTCGTCACCGAGCCGATCCCCGGCCTCGGCCGCCTGCCGGTGCTGCGCGTGCCGGACGAGTGCGCCTACTACAAGGAAGACGCTGGCAAGATGATGCTCGGTGCCTTCGAACCGGTGGCAAAGCCATGGGGCATGGACGGCATCCGCGAGGATTTCTGCTTCGACCAGTTGCCCGAGGACATGGACCATTTCGAACCGATCCTCGAAATGGGCGTCAATCGGATGCCGATGCTGGCCACCGCCGGCATCCACACCTTCTTCAACGGCCCGGAAAGTTTCACCCCCGACGACCGCTACTATCTTGGCGAGGCGCCGGAGCTGCGTGGTTACTGGATGGCTACGGGCTACAATTCGATCGGCATCGTCTCGTCCGGCGGCGCCGGCATGGCGCTGGCGCAGTGGATCAACGATGGCGAAGCGCCGTTCGACCTCTGGGAAGTGGACATCCGCCGCACCCAGCCGTTCCAGAAGAACCGCCGCTATCTCAAGGAGCGCGTTTCCGAAACGCTCGGCCTGCTCTATGCCGACCACTTTCCCTATCGCCAGATGGCGACGTCGCGTGGCGTGCGCCGCTCGCCCCTGCATGAGCATCTGAAGGCGCGCGGCGCCGTGTTCGGCGAAGTCGCCGGCTGGGAGCGCGCCAACTGGTTCGCGCGCGAAGGCCAGGAGCGCGAATATCGCTATTCCTGGAAGCGGCAGAACTGGTTCTACAACCAGCGTGAAGAACATCTGGCCGTCCGCAACAAGGTCGGCCTGTTCGACATGACTTCGTTCGGCAAGATCCGCGTCGAGGGCCGCGATGCCTGCGCCTTCCTGCAAAGACTCTGCGCCAACGACATGGATGTGGCGCCGGGCAAGATCGTCTACACCCAGATGCTCAACCAGCGCGGCGGCATCGAGAGCGACCTCACCGTGTCGCGGCTTTCAGCAACGGCCTTCTTAGCCGTTGTGCCAGGCGCGACACTGCAGCGCGACCTCGCCTGGCTGCGCCGGCATGTTGGCGAGCAGTTCGTCGTCGTCACGGACATAACCGCCGCTGAAGCCGTGCTTTGCCTGATGGGTCCGGATGCGCGAAAACTGATCCAGAAGGTCAGCCCGAACGACTTCTCCAACGAGAACAATCCCTTCGGCACCTTCCAGGAGATCGAGATTGGCATGGGCCTCGCTCGGGCGCACCGCGTCACCTATGTCGGCGAACTCGGCTGGGAGCTTTATGTCTCGACCGACCAGGCGGCGCACGTCTTCGAGGCCATCGACGAGGCCGGCGCCGATGTAGGCTTGAGGCTCTGTGGCCTGCACACGCTGGATTCCTGCCGCATCGAAAAGGCTTTCCGTCATTTCGGCCATGACATCACCGATGAAGACAACGTGCTGGAAGCGGGCCTCGGCTTCGCGGTGAAGACGGCCAAGGGCGATTTCATCGGCCGCGATGCCGTGCTGCGGAAGAAAGAGGCCGGATTGAACCGCCGTCTCGTCCAGTTCCGCCTGAAGGACCCGCAGCCGTTGCTCTTCCACAACGAGGCGATCCTGCGCGATGGCAAGATCGTCGGTCCGGTCACTTCGGGCAACTATGGTCATCATCTCGGCGGCGCGATCGGGCTGGGCTATGTGCCATGCAAGGGCGAGAGCGAAGCGGATGTGCTGGGTTCGACCTACGAAATCGAGATCGCCGGCGAACGGTTTGCCGCCGAAGCATCGCTGAAGCCGATGTATGATCCGAAGGCGGAACGGACGAAGATGTAG
- a CDS encoding NAD(P)H-dependent oxidoreductase — protein MNILVLYAHPVETSFNAGLHRMIVERLTTAGHTVDDCDLYTEDFDPRLTRAERLGYHDQRGAGDAVTGYIQRLQAAEALVLSFPVWNYGYPAILKGFFDRVFLPGVSFKLVDGKVQPTLHNIRKLTAVTTYGGSRFRAMLMGDPPRKVVKRMLRATIKPGAPVSYLAHYSMNLSTDETRKSFTAKVAASMDAF, from the coding sequence ATGAACATCCTCGTCCTCTACGCCCATCCGGTCGAGACCAGCTTCAATGCCGGCCTGCACCGGATGATCGTCGAGCGGCTGACGACGGCGGGCCATACGGTCGATGACTGCGACCTCTATACCGAGGACTTCGACCCGCGGCTGACGCGGGCCGAGCGGCTCGGCTATCACGACCAGCGTGGAGCAGGCGATGCGGTTACCGGCTACATTCAGAGGCTACAGGCAGCTGAGGCTCTGGTGCTGTCGTTTCCGGTGTGGAACTACGGCTATCCGGCGATCCTGAAAGGGTTTTTCGACCGCGTCTTCCTGCCCGGCGTGTCGTTCAAGCTTGTCGATGGCAAAGTGCAGCCGACGCTACACAACATCCGCAAGCTGACGGCTGTCACCACCTATGGTGGCAGCCGATTCCGCGCCATGCTGATGGGCGACCCGCCACGCAAGGTTGTGAAGCGCATGCTGCGCGCCACGATCAAGCCTGGCGCTCCGGTCTCCTATCTCGCCCACTATTCGATGAACCTGTCGACCGACGAGACGCGGAAGTCCTTCACGGCGAAGGTCGCGGCCAGCATGGATGCATTTTGA
- a CDS encoding cytosine deaminase — MIPTSGPYHLTNIRLHASLTPGRAATFDSDGFALADITVADGKISSIATHAASKVPAGTIDLGGRIVLPCFVDCHTHIDKGHIWPRKPNPDGTFMGALNATGADRVARWSAEDVARRMDFSLRSAYAHGTRALRTHIDSVAPQEEISWPVFETMREAWRGRIELQGACLLGIEGVRDKKWFDRLAKRVAAAKGVLGVVTYMVPDLEELLDHVFAQAIKHGLDLDFHADETDDVAAISLKKIAEAALWNGFEGKILVGHCCSLARQPDLEVLDTLDKVAKARLAIVSLPMCNLYLQDRRADQTTPRWRGVTLLHEMKARGIPVAVASDNTRDPFYAYGDLDMLEVYRMATRILHFDHPVADWPQAVTATPAKVMRLDGFGTLAAGGDADFVLFKGRSWTELLSRPESDRIVVRAGRAIDRQLPDYAELDGLMVE; from the coding sequence TTGATACCAACCTCCGGTCCTTACCACCTAACCAACATCCGGCTTCATGCGTCGCTGACGCCGGGTCGTGCTGCGACCTTCGACAGCGATGGTTTCGCCCTTGCCGACATCACCGTCGCCGACGGCAAGATTTCCAGCATCGCCACGCACGCCGCATCGAAGGTACCGGCCGGCACCATAGACCTTGGCGGCCGTATCGTGCTGCCGTGTTTCGTCGACTGCCACACGCATATCGACAAGGGCCATATCTGGCCGCGAAAGCCCAATCCCGACGGTACGTTCATGGGCGCGCTGAATGCCACCGGCGCCGACCGCGTGGCGCGCTGGAGCGCCGAGGACGTCGCGCGCCGCATGGACTTCTCGCTGCGCTCGGCCTACGCGCATGGCACCAGGGCGCTCAGGACTCATATCGACAGCGTCGCGCCGCAGGAGGAAATCTCCTGGCCGGTGTTCGAGACGATGCGCGAGGCATGGCGCGGCCGCATCGAATTGCAGGGTGCCTGCCTGCTCGGCATCGAGGGCGTGCGCGACAAGAAATGGTTCGACAGGCTGGCCAAAAGGGTGGCCGCCGCCAAGGGTGTGCTCGGCGTCGTCACCTATATGGTGCCGGACCTGGAAGAACTGCTCGACCACGTCTTCGCGCAGGCCATCAAGCACGGACTCGACCTCGATTTTCACGCCGACGAGACCGACGATGTCGCCGCGATCTCGCTGAAGAAGATCGCCGAAGCAGCCCTGTGGAACGGATTCGAGGGAAAAATCCTCGTCGGCCATTGCTGCTCGCTGGCACGGCAGCCCGATCTCGAGGTGCTGGACACGCTCGACAAAGTGGCGAAAGCCAGGCTGGCAATCGTATCGCTGCCGATGTGCAATCTCTATTTGCAGGACCGTCGCGCTGACCAAACCACACCGCGCTGGCGTGGCGTGACGCTGCTGCACGAGATGAAGGCGAGGGGCATTCCAGTGGCCGTCGCTTCCGACAACACGCGCGACCCGTTCTACGCCTATGGCGATCTCGACATGCTGGAGGTCTACCGCATGGCGACGCGCATCCTGCATTTCGACCATCCGGTCGCCGACTGGCCGCAGGCGGTCACCGCAACGCCGGCCAAGGTGATGCGGCTCGATGGCTTCGGCACGCTTGCCGCCGGAGGCGATGCCGACTTCGTCCTGTTCAAAGGTCGAAGCTGGACGGAATTGCTGTCGCGACCCGAATCGGATCGCATCGTCGTGCGCGCCGGACGCGCGATCGACCGGCAATTGCCCGACTATGCCGAACTCGACGGGCTGATGGTGGAATGA
- a CDS encoding RidA family protein, which translates to MFKFLAPKSIKPPFARYSHGVEVPAGKRLVLCSGQVAITADDQIPEDAGAQAELCFRNIAAILGEAGLGLGDIVRINAYVTDRAHLRPYMEVRDRLFSSPAPASTLMIVSGFARPEFKVEVEAIAAG; encoded by the coding sequence ATGTTCAAGTTCCTCGCCCCGAAGTCGATCAAGCCGCCCTTTGCCCGTTACAGCCACGGCGTCGAGGTGCCGGCCGGCAAGCGGCTGGTGCTGTGTTCCGGCCAGGTTGCCATCACGGCGGACGACCAGATCCCGGAAGACGCCGGTGCGCAGGCAGAACTCTGCTTCAGGAACATCGCGGCGATCCTGGGCGAGGCCGGGCTGGGACTTGGCGACATCGTGCGCATCAACGCCTACGTCACCGACCGCGCGCATCTGCGGCCCTATATGGAGGTTCGCGACCGGCTGTTTTCCAGCCCTGCTCCGGCCTCGACGCTGATGATCGTTTCCGGCTTTGCCCGGCCCGAATTCAAGGTCGAGGTCGAGGCCATCGCGGCCGGGTGA
- a CDS encoding ABC transporter ATP-binding protein — MMREQVAKTPASDMAPTLLALRGVGKVFSNGVTALSDVDLTIREGDFLSLLGPSGCGKSTALRLIAGLSTPTSGGLDWRGGGSLDRANIGFVFQEPTLLPWASVFDNVWLPLRLKGISRAKAAPAITEMLARVHLTGFDDAVPRELSGGMKMRVSIARAMVTKPRVLLMDEPFAALDEITRFKLNNDLLELWQDERFTVVFVTHSVFESVFLSNRVVVMAARPGRVFEELAIEASYPRDEAFRTSPDYAALCRQTSDVLVNAINSTAGSHHDGH; from the coding sequence ATGATGCGGGAACAGGTGGCGAAAACGCCCGCCTCGGACATGGCTCCGACCTTGCTGGCGCTGCGTGGCGTCGGCAAGGTCTTTTCCAATGGCGTGACGGCGCTCAGCGATGTCGACCTGACGATCCGGGAAGGGGATTTCCTCAGCTTGCTCGGGCCGTCGGGCTGCGGCAAGTCGACGGCGCTGCGGCTGATTGCCGGCCTGTCGACGCCGACATCGGGTGGGCTCGACTGGCGCGGCGGCGGTTCGCTCGACCGCGCCAATATCGGCTTTGTTTTCCAGGAGCCTACGCTGCTGCCCTGGGCCAGCGTCTTCGACAATGTCTGGCTGCCGCTCAGGCTGAAAGGCATTTCCCGCGCCAAGGCCGCCCCGGCGATCACGGAGATGCTGGCGCGGGTGCACCTGACCGGCTTCGATGACGCCGTGCCGCGCGAGCTGTCCGGCGGCATGAAGATGCGGGTTTCGATCGCGCGCGCCATGGTGACCAAGCCGCGTGTGCTATTGATGGACGAGCCGTTCGCCGCGCTCGACGAGATCACCCGCTTCAAGCTCAACAACGATCTGCTGGAACTGTGGCAGGACGAGCGCTTCACCGTCGTCTTCGTCACCCACAGTGTGTTCGAAAGCGTCTTTCTCTCCAACCGCGTCGTCGTCATGGCGGCGCGGCCGGGCAGGGTGTTCGAAGAACTCGCCATCGAGGCCTCCTATCCGCGCGACGAGGCTTTCCGCACGTCGCCGGATTATGCAGCCCTTTGCCGGCAAACCTCGGATGTGCTGGTCAATGCCATCAATTCAACAGCGGGCTCGCATCATGACGGTCATTGA
- a CDS encoding pyridoxal phosphate-dependent aminotransferase has product MPKPSSRITGIVPSGKDGWEVHFAAWSRKEAGEDIIMLSAGDHDFDTPSETIEACVAAVRGSNHHYTPLPGLPRLRKAMAAASSACTGVETMPEEVIATSGGQAALYAAVQAVLDPGDHAIVVAPYYATYPNTFSAAGASFTVVETPAEDGFQPRTDMIRAALKPNTRAILINTPNNPTGAVYSRERLEQLAEICREHDLWLLSDEVYWTLGGGEHVSPRSLPGMAERTLVINSMSKSHGMTGWRMGWLTGPEKMITLLINLNLVTTYGLPAFISIACTEALEQNYGVKDIAERYAARRTVLLDAVRGMNDVTVRGSEGGMYVMLDISDVEPDDEKFAFAFLDKEKVGVMPGSSFGEAAAGHIRISLCQPEPVLREAAARLRRFVSSYRREAA; this is encoded by the coding sequence ATGCCTAAACCATCATCGCGCATCACCGGCATCGTGCCATCGGGCAAGGACGGCTGGGAGGTTCATTTCGCCGCCTGGAGCCGCAAGGAAGCCGGCGAGGACATCATCATGCTGTCGGCCGGCGACCATGATTTCGACACGCCGTCGGAAACGATCGAAGCCTGCGTTGCCGCGGTTCGCGGCAGCAACCATCACTACACGCCGCTCCCCGGCCTGCCACGCCTGCGCAAGGCGATGGCGGCGGCCTCCAGCGCCTGCACCGGCGTCGAGACGATGCCGGAAGAGGTCATCGCCACATCGGGCGGCCAGGCCGCACTCTACGCGGCCGTGCAGGCTGTTCTCGACCCGGGCGACCACGCCATCGTCGTCGCCCCCTACTATGCCACCTATCCCAACACCTTCAGTGCGGCGGGTGCCAGTTTCACCGTGGTCGAGACACCGGCCGAGGATGGGTTCCAACCCCGCACCGACATGATCCGCGCGGCACTCAAGCCCAACACGCGCGCCATCCTGATCAACACGCCGAACAACCCGACCGGCGCTGTCTATTCGCGCGAGCGCCTGGAACAGCTGGCCGAAATCTGCCGCGAGCACGATCTCTGGCTGCTGTCGGACGAGGTCTACTGGACGCTGGGCGGCGGCGAGCATGTCTCACCGCGCTCGCTGCCCGGCATGGCCGAGCGCACGCTGGTTATCAATTCCATGTCCAAGAGCCATGGCATGACCGGCTGGCGCATGGGCTGGCTGACCGGTCCGGAGAAAATGATCACACTGCTGATCAACCTCAACCTGGTGACGACCTACGGCCTGCCGGCCTTCATTTCGATCGCTTGCACCGAGGCGCTGGAGCAAAACTATGGCGTCAAGGACATCGCCGAACGCTACGCCGCACGCCGCACCGTCCTGCTCGATGCGGTACGCGGCATGAACGATGTCACCGTGCGCGGTTCCGAAGGCGGCATGTATGTCATGCTCGACATATCGGATGTCGAACCCGATGACGAGAAATTCGCCTTCGCCTTCCTCGACAAGGAGAAGGTCGGCGTCATGCCGGGCTCGAGTTTCGGCGAAGCCGCGGCCGGCCATATCCGCATCAGCCTGTGCCAGCCCGAGCCGGTACTGCGGGAAGCAGCCGCCCGGCTGCGCCGTTTTGTTTCCAGCTATCGCCGCGAGGCCGCATGA
- a CDS encoding ABC transporter permease produces MTVIDGTLKLDPEEVRRVRQERLERIGRWVLPLAIMILAIWLWDRICVWNGIPQYILPRPGVVLTTLYNDAGLLFSALLVTLRITFLSLLLAVVGGVGLAVLFAQSKWVEMSFFPFAIVLQVTPIVAIFPLINIYVDNQTTKLLLCAWIVAFFPILSNTTLGLNSVDRNLRDLFKLNGATRWQQLRYLRLPAAMPYFLGGLKIAGGLSLIGAVVAEFVAGTTGQSSGLASRIIEAGYRLNAPRLFAALFLISLTGILIFLVLSLISHLILRRWHESALKQER; encoded by the coding sequence ATGACGGTCATTGACGGCACGTTGAAACTCGACCCCGAGGAAGTGCGCCGCGTGCGCCAGGAGCGGCTCGAGCGGATCGGCCGCTGGGTGCTGCCGCTGGCGATCATGATCCTGGCGATCTGGCTGTGGGACCGTATCTGCGTTTGGAACGGGATTCCGCAGTACATCCTGCCGCGACCCGGCGTCGTGCTGACAACGCTCTACAACGATGCCGGCCTGCTGTTTTCCGCACTGCTGGTCACCTTGCGCATCACCTTCCTCAGTCTGCTGCTCGCGGTTGTCGGCGGGGTCGGGCTGGCGGTCTTGTTCGCCCAGTCTAAGTGGGTGGAGATGTCGTTCTTCCCGTTCGCCATCGTGCTGCAGGTAACGCCGATCGTGGCGATCTTTCCGCTGATCAACATCTATGTCGACAATCAGACGACCAAGCTTCTGCTCTGCGCCTGGATCGTCGCCTTCTTCCCGATCCTGTCCAACACCACGCTTGGCCTCAACTCGGTCGACCGCAATCTGCGCGACCTGTTCAAGCTCAACGGCGCGACGCGCTGGCAGCAGCTGCGCTATCTCAGACTGCCGGCGGCGATGCCGTATTTTCTCGGTGGGCTGAAGATCGCCGGCGGCCTGTCGCTGATCGGCGCCGTGGTCGCCGAGTTCGTCGCCGGCACCACCGGCCAGTCCTCGGGGCTGGCGTCGCGCATCATCGAGGCCGGCTACCGGCTGAATGCGCCTAGGCTGTTCGCGGCGCTGTTTTTGATTTCGCTTACCGGCATCCTGATCTTCCTCGTGCTGTCGCTGATTTCGCATCTCATTCTGCGGCGCTGGCACGAGAGCGCGCTGAAGCAGGAGCGCTAG
- a CDS encoding FAD-binding oxidoreductase — protein sequence MDVSALKSDLDGIKLDDNPAIVQQKSRDFYWYSPVLKQQLDHVTGDLIVTPKTEAELIRVLTACHRHGVPVTPRGSGTGNYGQAMPLSGGVVLNLAEMNEIKSIAPGRVVTGPGAVLADIDKATRAHSGQELRLSPSTYNTASIGGFIAGGSGGVGSINFGGLRDFGNVLRLRVVTMEAEPKTLELTGEDLHKVTHAYGTNGIISEVEMPLTAAYEWIDVIVGFDAFMDAARYGNALACQDGILTKLITPIAAPVPQLYFKRHQKFFREGQSICVVMVAQHGLDAFLAFTRRAGGEVIFNAALAAPEEKKGLPPAYELAWNHTTLRALRVDPAITYLQSLYPFPNQLALVEKMDAMFPGEVFSHLEFVRLDGNITCFGLPLVKFTTEARLDEIIRLHEENGCPIFNPHRYTLEEGGMKQTDAVQLAFKRETDPQGLLNPGKMIAWENPDYDYRSGRTFLFKGLQRAS from the coding sequence ATGGATGTTTCGGCGCTCAAAAGCGATCTGGACGGGATAAAACTCGACGACAATCCGGCCATCGTGCAGCAGAAGAGCCGCGACTTCTACTGGTACAGCCCGGTGCTGAAACAGCAGCTCGACCATGTCACCGGTGACCTCATCGTGACGCCGAAGACCGAAGCCGAACTGATCCGCGTGCTTACCGCCTGTCATCGCCATGGCGTGCCGGTGACGCCGCGCGGCAGCGGCACCGGCAATTACGGCCAGGCGATGCCGCTGTCGGGCGGGGTGGTGCTGAACCTTGCCGAGATGAACGAGATCAAGTCAATCGCCCCGGGCCGCGTGGTGACTGGTCCGGGCGCGGTGCTGGCCGACATCGACAAGGCGACACGGGCGCATTCCGGACAGGAACTGCGGCTGTCGCCCTCAACCTACAACACCGCCTCGATCGGCGGCTTCATCGCCGGCGGCTCTGGCGGCGTCGGCTCGATCAATTTCGGCGGATTGCGTGATTTCGGCAATGTGCTGCGGCTGCGCGTGGTGACGATGGAGGCCGAGCCGAAAACGCTCGAACTCACCGGCGAAGACCTGCACAAGGTGACCCATGCCTATGGCACCAACGGCATTATCTCGGAAGTCGAGATGCCGCTGACGGCAGCCTATGAGTGGATCGACGTCATCGTCGGCTTCGACGCCTTCATGGATGCGGCCCGCTATGGTAACGCGCTGGCCTGCCAGGACGGCATCCTGACCAAGCTGATCACGCCGATCGCAGCGCCCGTGCCGCAGCTCTACTTCAAGCGGCACCAGAAATTCTTCCGGGAAGGGCAAAGCATATGCGTCGTCATGGTGGCGCAGCATGGGCTGGACGCGTTCCTTGCCTTTACGCGACGCGCCGGGGGCGAAGTGATCTTCAACGCCGCTCTTGCTGCGCCGGAAGAGAAAAAGGGCCTGCCGCCGGCCTATGAACTGGCATGGAACCATACCACGCTCAGGGCGCTGCGGGTCGATCCCGCCATCACCTACCTGCAGTCGCTCTATCCCTTTCCCAACCAGCTGGCGCTGGTCGAGAAAATGGATGCGATGTTTCCCGGCGAAGTGTTTTCGCATCTCGAATTCGTGCGGCTGGACGGCAACATCACCTGCTTCGGCCTGCCGCTGGTCAAGTTCACCACCGAGGCGCGGCTCGACGAGATCATCCGCCTGCATGAGGAAAATGGCTGCCCGATCTTCAACCCACACCGCTACACGCTGGAAGAGGGCGGTATGAAGCAGACCGACGCGGTGCAACTGGCCTTCAAGCGCGAGACCGACCCGCAAGGCCTGCTCAACCCCGGCAAGATGATCGCCTGGGAAAACCCGGACTACGATTATCGTTCCGGCCGGACCTTTCTGTTCAAGGGGCTGCAGAGGGCAAGCTGA
- a CDS encoding NAD(P)H-dependent oxidoreductase: MRALVVYCHPVPESFCAAIRDTAVDVLTRRGWDVRLLDLYAEKFNPVMSCEERRSYNNQAPQDPALKPHFELLSWAEAILFVYPTWWYGLPAMLKGWLDRVWATDIAFKLPVGKGGIRSLMTHVTKVGVITTCGAPTWWSVVVGQPGRKTLLRGMRALCARRCKTFFLAHYLMDASTPATRAAFLVKVRAKLERF; this comes from the coding sequence ATGCGTGCGCTTGTCGTCTATTGCCATCCGGTGCCGGAGAGCTTTTGCGCCGCGATCCGCGACACCGCCGTGGATGTGCTGACACGACGAGGCTGGGACGTGCGGCTGCTGGACCTCTATGCCGAAAAATTCAACCCGGTGATGAGCTGCGAGGAGCGGCGCAGCTATAACAATCAGGCGCCGCAGGATCCGGCGCTGAAACCGCATTTCGAGCTGCTCAGCTGGGCCGAGGCGATCCTGTTCGTCTATCCGACCTGGTGGTATGGGCTGCCGGCGATGCTGAAAGGCTGGCTCGACCGGGTGTGGGCGACCGACATCGCCTTCAAGCTCCCAGTGGGCAAGGGCGGTATCAGGTCGCTGATGACGCATGTGACCAAGGTCGGCGTCATCACCACCTGCGGCGCCCCCACCTGGTGGAGCGTCGTCGTCGGCCAACCCGGACGCAAGACCTTGCTGCGCGGCATGCGGGCGCTGTGCGCCAGACGCTGCAAGACATTCTTCCTGGCGCATTATTTGATGGATGCCTCGACGCCGGCGACGAGGGCGGCGTTTCTGGTGAAGGTGCGGGCGAAGCTGGAGCGGTTTTAG
- a CDS encoding ABC transporter substrate-binding protein has protein sequence MYVKQKISVAVVALLAGSTLGAAANEKVTFGTNWLAEPEHGGYYQAVADGTYAACGLDVTIMQGGPQVSGRPMLLAGKIDFYMGGNLLSAFDAVQQGIPMRVVAADFQKDPQVIMSHPGEGLDKWEDLKNADQYILGDEGAQTFFQWMVIELGFDASKRVPYTYNTAPFIANKKSIQQGYVTSEPFAVKKEGGFVPNQFLLADYGWDTYSTTIEVMQDTIDKKPEVVQCFVDGSAKGWYKYLYGDNKAANDMIKKDNPDMSDEQIAFSIEQMKKFGLADSGDTEKLGIGAMTDARIKSFYDKMVKAKVTPAGIDITKAYTLAFINKGVGLELKK, from the coding sequence ATGTACGTGAAACAGAAGATTTCGGTCGCGGTGGTGGCGCTCCTTGCGGGCAGCACTCTGGGTGCGGCGGCGAATGAAAAAGTCACCTTCGGCACCAACTGGCTCGCCGAGCCGGAACATGGCGGCTATTACCAGGCCGTGGCGGATGGCACCTATGCCGCCTGTGGTCTCGACGTCACCATCATGCAGGGCGGCCCGCAGGTCAGCGGCCGGCCGATGCTCCTGGCCGGCAAGATCGATTTCTACATGGGCGGCAATTTGCTGTCGGCCTTCGATGCCGTCCAGCAGGGCATTCCGATGCGTGTCGTGGCCGCCGACTTCCAGAAGGATCCGCAGGTCATCATGTCCCACCCCGGTGAGGGGCTCGACAAATGGGAAGACCTGAAGAACGCCGACCAGTACATTCTGGGCGATGAAGGTGCGCAGACCTTCTTCCAGTGGATGGTCATCGAACTCGGTTTCGACGCGTCAAAGCGCGTGCCCTACACCTACAACACCGCTCCTTTCATCGCCAACAAGAAGTCGATCCAGCAGGGCTACGTCACTTCGGAGCCATTCGCGGTCAAGAAGGAAGGCGGCTTCGTGCCGAACCAGTTCCTGCTCGCCGACTACGGTTGGGACACCTATTCGACCACGATCGAGGTGATGCAGGACACGATCGACAAGAAACCCGAGGTGGTCCAGTGCTTCGTCGATGGCTCGGCCAAGGGCTGGTACAAGTACCTCTACGGCGACAACAAGGCCGCCAACGACATGATCAAGAAAGACAATCCTGACATGAGCGACGAGCAGATCGCCTTCTCGATCGAGCAGATGAAGAAGTTCGGCCTTGCCGATTCCGGCGACACAGAGAAACTCGGCATCGGCGCCATGACCGATGCGCGGATCAAGAGTTTCTACGACAAGATGGTCAAGGCCAAGGTCACGCCTGCAGGCATCGACATCACGAAGGCCTACACGCTGGCCTTCATCAACAAGGGTGTCGGGCTCGAGCTGAAGAAATAG